A single window of Bufo bufo chromosome 10, aBufBuf1.1, whole genome shotgun sequence DNA harbors:
- the MAF gene encoding transcription factor Maf isoform X2: MASELAMSSSDLPTSPLAMEYVNDFDLMKFEVKKEPVETDRIISQCGRLIAGGSLSSTPMSTPCSSVPPSPSFSAPSPGSGSDQKGHLEDYYWMSGYPQQINPEALGFSPEDAVEALISNNSTQHQQQHPQQQQHPQQLQGYDGFARGQQYASSAGMPGEDMGSAAAVVSAVIAAAAVGGGHHHHHHHHPGGLAGAGLPSAGGGGGGGGSSSSPGSSSSSSSVVGGMHQQPHHHHHHHHHLHFDDRFSDEQLVTMSVRELNRQLRGVSKEEVIRLKQKRRTLKNRGYAQSCRFKRVQQRHVLESEKSQLLQQVEHLKQEISRLLRERDAYKEKYEKLLGSGFRENGSTNSDNPSSPEYFIM; the protein is encoded by the coding sequence atggcATCAGAGCTGGCAATGAGCTCGTCCGACCTGCCCACCAGTCCCCTGGCCATGGAATATGTTAATGACTTCGATCTGATGAAGTTTGAAGTGAAAAAGGAACCGGTGGAGACCGATCGCATCATCAGCCAGTGCGGACGCCTGATCGCCGGGGGATCGTTGTCTTCCACCCCGATGAGCACGCCCTGCAGCTCGGTGCCTCCTTCCCCGAGTTTCTCAGCCCCCAGCCCCGGCTCCGGGAGCGACCAGAAGGGCCACCTGGAAGACTATTACTGGATGAGCGGCTATCCCCAGCAGATCAACCCGGAGGCTTTGGGGTTCAGCCCGGAGGACGCTGTGGAGGCTCTGATCAGCAACAACAGCACCCAGCACCAGCAGCAGcacccccagcagcagcagcaccctCAGCAGCTCCAGGGCTACGATGGCTTTGCCAGGGGGCAGCAGTATGCATCCTCGGCCGGGATGCCCGGGGAAGACATGGGCTCTGCGGCGGCGGTGGTGTCTGCAGTCATAGCAGCTGCTGCAGTAGGGGgtggccaccaccaccaccaccaccaccatcctgGAGGACTAGCAGGAGCCGGGCTGccgtctgcaggaggaggaggtggtggaggaggaagcAGCAGCTCCCCAGGttcttcttcatcctcctcctcagtggTCGGGGGAATGCACCAACagccccaccaccaccatcaccaccaccaccacctgcaCTTTGACGATCGCTTCTCGGACGAGCAGCTGGTCACCATGTccgtcagggagctgaaccggcaGCTGAGGGGGGTGAGCAAGGAGGAGGTGATCCGGCTGAAGCAGAAGAGGAGGACCCTGAAGAACAGGGGTTATGCACAGTCCTGCAGGTTCAAGAGGGTGCAGCAGAGGCACGTCCTGGAGTCCGAGAAGAGCCAGCTCCTACAGCAGGTGGAGCACCTCAAGCAGGAGATCTCCAGGCTTCTCCGGGAGAGGGACGCCTACAAGGAGAAGTATGAGAAGCTCCTGGGAAGTGgcttcagagaaaacggatccaccaACAGCGACAACCCTTCTTCTCCGGAGTATTTCAT
- the MAF gene encoding transcription factor Maf isoform X1 has protein sequence MASELAMSSSDLPTSPLAMEYVNDFDLMKFEVKKEPVETDRIISQCGRLIAGGSLSSTPMSTPCSSVPPSPSFSAPSPGSGSDQKGHLEDYYWMSGYPQQINPEALGFSPEDAVEALISNNSTQHQQQHPQQQQHPQQLQGYDGFARGQQYASSAGMPGEDMGSAAAVVSAVIAAAAVGGGHHHHHHHHPGGLAGAGLPSAGGGGGGGGSSSSPGSSSSSSSVVGGMHQQPHHHHHHHHHLHFDDRFSDEQLVTMSVRELNRQLRGVSKEEVIRLKQKRRTLKNRGYAQSCRFKRVQQRHVLESEKSQLLQQVEHLKQEISRLLRERDAYKEKYEKLLGSGFRENGSTNSDNPSSPEYFMS, from the exons atggcATCAGAGCTGGCAATGAGCTCGTCCGACCTGCCCACCAGTCCCCTGGCCATGGAATATGTTAATGACTTCGATCTGATGAAGTTTGAAGTGAAAAAGGAACCGGTGGAGACCGATCGCATCATCAGCCAGTGCGGACGCCTGATCGCCGGGGGATCGTTGTCTTCCACCCCGATGAGCACGCCCTGCAGCTCGGTGCCTCCTTCCCCGAGTTTCTCAGCCCCCAGCCCCGGCTCCGGGAGCGACCAGAAGGGCCACCTGGAAGACTATTACTGGATGAGCGGCTATCCCCAGCAGATCAACCCGGAGGCTTTGGGGTTCAGCCCGGAGGACGCTGTGGAGGCTCTGATCAGCAACAACAGCACCCAGCACCAGCAGCAGcacccccagcagcagcagcaccctCAGCAGCTCCAGGGCTACGATGGCTTTGCCAGGGGGCAGCAGTATGCATCCTCGGCCGGGATGCCCGGGGAAGACATGGGCTCTGCGGCGGCGGTGGTGTCTGCAGTCATAGCAGCTGCTGCAGTAGGGGgtggccaccaccaccaccaccaccaccatcctgGAGGACTAGCAGGAGCCGGGCTGccgtctgcaggaggaggaggtggtggaggaggaagcAGCAGCTCCCCAGGttcttcttcatcctcctcctcagtggTCGGGGGAATGCACCAACagccccaccaccaccatcaccaccaccaccacctgcaCTTTGACGATCGCTTCTCGGACGAGCAGCTGGTCACCATGTccgtcagggagctgaaccggcaGCTGAGGGGGGTGAGCAAGGAGGAGGTGATCCGGCTGAAGCAGAAGAGGAGGACCCTGAAGAACAGGGGTTATGCACAGTCCTGCAGGTTCAAGAGGGTGCAGCAGAGGCACGTCCTGGAGTCCGAGAAGAGCCAGCTCCTACAGCAGGTGGAGCACCTCAAGCAGGAGATCTCCAGGCTTCTCCGGGAGAGGGACGCCTACAAGGAGAAGTATGAGAAGCTCCTGGGAAGTGgcttcagagaaaacggatccaccaACAGCGACAACCCTTCTTCTCCGGAGTATTTCAT gtCATGA